atttacttcttgATTACTTTATCTGCTTAGCatgatttattatatgtatttacacTAAGTATTGACATGACTTAATGTACCTACGTAGATAGGCAATGTTTTCTTTTGATCAATTATTTtcaagtatttatttacatttcctATTTGTCTATTTGAAAACAATTTGACTACCTAACTTCTTAATTGTGCACTTTAATAAACATTTGATTAAACCTAAATAATATGCTAAGGTGCTAGAAAagctcattttcatttcattttgttccATAATTTTTTGTCTACAATACataccacatattttttttcattttacaatattttatatttttttatataactgaTGCTTATGAAATAAGTTAAAGCAATGgctcaattaattttttattgcttttattgCAAGGAATTTTACTAGAACAGTATGAAATATTAGAGTTGTGGTTCGGCtggtttttaaacaaaattcaaataccATTTTATAAACCGTGGGTAGGCATATAATAACACACGagctaaaataaatgttatatataaaCAACCTACGATgctataatagggatgatgacagtttttagggttctgaacgtaagtagtacaaaaacggaacccttatttaaattgtatataaattagtagtatagtaatagtaaagcaattttataaaagtaacagggtatctgcgatcattacttttagagctacagggatttaaagggtcagatttgcggcaccgCCAcgggtccctgaaaaacgccccgatcgttagatttgtacgaccttcaaacaaaattataaatacagtaaatctttgatttttacatattagttagttagtttacattagttaatattgaccttatttagcCGAATgtcttttaaaaatcaaaatattcatcaaaccaagtcatcatccccattgtatttagtttcataaaaaaatagatgattATCTAGCTACTAGCATGCTCCTGCGCGAAATTGCGTATGAAGCGTTAGGTTAGGTTgcctactctttttttttattatagctaTACAGCCGACCTATTTCTAGGTATACACATCATAAGTATAAATATCACCTACCACATTTGATTCTGCTTGCCTGCTTATCGTGTCAATTGTAATTTTGCACACATTTTGttacaattttacttttattattttagtcctGCCCCCACCGTCTGCTCCGTCTGCCGCTGCCCTCTACAGTCCTCCCCCTGGCTACCCCGGAATCGCCCCGGTGTCCGGCGGTGCCGGCATTTGGGTAGACGCCACGTCTGGCCAAGTGCCCCCGGGGGCTGTGGTCGGAGGCCAGGATTGCTCGGGAGAGCCCATCTACGTCGCCAGAGCGCGACATGAGGGAGCTTTGATCCCTGGCAAACTCGCGTCGTCCCACGGATGCGCGTACGTGCCGTGGGGTGGCAAGGAAAACGGCAAGAACGAGTACCAGGTATTAATTTCTCTACCTTGTTCTAATTGCGGGTTAGTGATATAGGTACCGATTATAATGTGACCTTAATTTGATGACGTGTTAGCGCTTCGTTATCAGTGCACACACTTTCATGTGTTTCTAAGTACATGACCTCCAAATTGCGTTATGTACTAATACCTTAACGACCTCTAACTGAAAATCTATCTATCCTATGCAATATATCTGTCGggaaacatcatcatcatcattaacagccgatggacgtccacagctgtaCATAGGCGTCTTGCattgacttccaaacaccacggtcttgagccgccaccacccagcggctccctgcaattcGCTGGATGTtttcggtccatctagtggggggtcgactagccctgcgcttttcggtgcggggtcgccattccagcaccttgagaccccaacttccatcagcttttcgaactatatgccctacCCATTCAGCTTCGCGTCTCGCTGatctatgtcagtaactttggttcttcaacACGCCGATCTCTTcattttagagcctcaatagctcaacggtaaagcggtcggactcatcaccgagggttggtCGTTGAGGaaccgttggtctattgtcatacctacccattcctaatacagtctttcccgactagtcggAGCGgcatggaaatattggtcatattaaaaaaaatatagcaaatattctttaaaaaaaatcggtcagaaaatatgatttaaaagtTAGTTAGTAACAGCGCGTTTTGATTCATTTCAGGTGCTAGTCGGTGGTCCGAACAGCTGGATGCCGACCAGCGGTTCAAACATTCCTCCTGGTGCATTCCCCGGAGGCGAATCCGAGGACGGCGAGCCTCTGTTCATCGGCAGAGTGAGCCACGAAGGTAGCCTCACTACCGGCAAGGTGCAACAATCTCACGGCGTCTGTTACATCTCCTTCGGCGGCCAAGAGTTAGGCTTCCCCGACTACGAGATTCTCGTTGCCTAAACTCGACCCCTTACTACGTCAATCCAATTCGTGTTCTATCAGTAAACTGAACTGTCGATTACTACCTCCATTATTGTTCAAGAGAAAACGGCTTCGTGATAAAGTGCCTTttataacaagttttttttttaattatatatttcagACTTGTTTTCTCAATTGAATAAGAAGTGCCTATCTAGAAATACATGCAAATGATGCATTTTGGAATTTGCCTATTGTTCGATAGACCTTATACCTAGCATgtatttgtatgaaataaattgtGCGTTGCATAAAGTCaccaaatattattatatacgttTGATTGTGGGTAGATACAAATTGGATTGTATTGTCGATTTAGATGTGTATAAGCGCTTTCAAAGCTTCGTGTCGTTGAACATTCAAggctttattaataaaacgtaAGGAAATATTATGTACTGTGGTAAATATATTCACATCGTGCCTGGTAATCTCATTTTAATGCACTGCGTAATGCTCTCGTAGTCATGTTGTTATTTGATGTAACAgccatgttatatttttattaaattatttttaaatgtgttccgtgtttttatttatttatcaatcaccagtatagggatgatgacagttttttaaattgtatataaattaagagtatactaatagtaaagcaattttgtaaaaggaacagggtatctgcgatcattactttcggagctacaggggtttaaagggtcagatttgcggcgctgccgcggatccctgaaaaacgccccatacaaaatggctcgaaaaaatgacgtcataggcaatgtaatgatcgttagatttgtatgcgcgttcaaacaaaattactaatatctttgttatttgtgcgtttatctttatagttcatatattaaaaaatgtcacatttaatgtaaggaagctaaaactgtatgaattttcatctaattacgataaaaaaaatttaatagttttgaaattttataatttgatttattttgcaaatatccagacaatctttgctttttgtgtataaattagttaacattgatcctatttacccgaatgtatcataaaaatcaatatattcaacattaaaaaataaaaacaaatgaaaacccgactacgtaaaaaaggggtctaaaaaggacgaaacaagaaaacattttagatagaaatagagaaatgtatagatacaaaaatggCAAGGTAGAACTGAAATCCCACATAACATACCCGATGGATTACCATTATTATGTACCATAAgtgttattacaaaaaaaaaaacaaagtgcaATTCAACAAGCCGACGAGCCGCATAGCGGCATCGTGGCGAGTAGGTAGGTGTATGAAAATcatgttttaaaatacttaatcgATTTTTGTAAGTTTGTTACAATCGTAACTCCTATCGTAATAATATAGGTCAAAGTCAAAAcgttttttcataaattgtttttttttcgttaggGCGTGAATTAGCTTGAagtctttttaaatattgttaaggGTTTTCTTGTATTGAACTAATAACTGTCCTGTCAGGGCAGCTTACGGACGGTGAAACTACCACGGtgtaagtataatatatatttattttattacaactaATAGGTTAGtctaataggtatattattgtAACAAGATAAAAAGAAGTGCCTCAAAATAATacgtttatttacaaaaaaatacataattgtacaatacattaaataacttgtttctattttacaaaaatctGCAATCTGAGAGTTCCCGTTCTtattagaatacggggataacaaaTAGCCTataaaactcacaaataacgtagttttctagtggtaaaagaattttcaaaatcggttcagtagatccagatttccctacaataccataaactcTTTCcaatacctctttataataatctcTATAGTTCTTCTAAATATTCATTAGTAATCGAATGTATTTTCTTTGTACTCCCTATTAAGTAATGCTTCTCAAATGGATTCGGAATTGGGTGTAgatagattttgaaaaaattgaagGCCCGCTCGCAAATATTGCAAAAGTTATGAACAATtaactacaaataaaaaaaggggTTTGGTTTTTGACtttactcaaaaactatttaagatatttgaCAAAAGATTCAATAAGAACAGGAGATTTcttaacaaacatttaacattTGATGGtcagaattattattttaaattatttaacataatccttatttatacatcatattatcatctccatatacttttttGGGGgaaggggggagggggggggggaatgATCATGACACTTGAATTATACTTTACTCCTGAGTAAATTCCACGAATCTTTGCACATTTATATAGGTCCTATAAGCTTACATTCGTTATTTGTTCTTTTTCCTATTGTACTATTAAGCCTTctcaacatttcagttgtgtgcattttaagaaattaaatatcacgtgtctcaaacggtgaacgaaaacatcgtgaggaaacctgcataccagagaattatcttaattctttgcgtgtgtgaagtctgccaatccgcattgggccagcgtggtggactaaggcctgacccctctcattcttagaggagactcgagctcagcagtgagccgaatatgggttgataacgaacgaacgaactaTTAAGTCGCCCATTACAGGAATTGTAGGTACATTATGAATGAAAGAGTTA
This DNA window, taken from Bicyclus anynana chromosome 1, ilBicAnyn1.1, whole genome shotgun sequence, encodes the following:
- the LOC112053728 gene encoding uncharacterized protein LOC112053728 isoform X2, with the translated sequence MANILDVSTDDNLQYQFFPVSSGSVQFKIRAPNDAHIALTMAPQESEPMYEVFIGGWGNTKSVIRRNRTKPEKVEIDTPNILNAGEFRGFWVRWDGGVISAGREGEAIPFISWCDPQPFPVGFVGVCTGWGATGTWKIEVLPPPSAPSAAALYSPPPGYPGIAPVSGGAGIWVDATSGQVPPGAVVGGQDCSGEPIYVARARHEGALIPGKLASSHGCAYVPWGGKENGKNEYQVLVGGPNSWMPTSGSNIPPGAFPGGESEDGEPLFIGRVSHEGSLTTGKVQQSHGVCYISFGGQELGFPDYEILVA